TTCAAGAACTCCAAGTTCAACGACAACCTGAACAGTACAATCGACATCATCACCGAGGACTTCCAGGCGATAACGGCCAACATCTCCAGCCTGATCGCCAAGTCGGACTCGAGCAAATCGAACCTGAACGAGGCGGGCGTGTCCTGCTGCAACCAGGAGATTAGCGTCGAGGCCCAGATCCACTGTCCCCAGTCGGTGGGTCCAGAGCAGGCGCCGGAGGACCCCGAGCCGGGGGGTAGCACGCCGCAACGATCGCCCCAGCGGGAGGAACATTGATAGCGAAGGGCGAAGCCCGCGCCCAGCAGCAGTACGCTCTACTCGTGCACGGTTTACGTGCTTTTCGTCGGTGTGTTGTTTCGCTGTGTACGTGTACGTGTAAGTGTTCGAAGGATCGGAAGCAGCACACAAGAAGCTGCGGCAGTTTTCTATTACAAATCGAAGTGTGACACAAACGCGTACTTCGCTACAACAGCCTAAAAGTCCCCGTTAGCCAGAGGCGTTGTACTGAACTGTAGGCTGATAGTGGAATTGTACTGTGTGTTTTTAAGATAACATGTAGACTAGAGAGAAGATGGCACTGGTAGAGGGTAGAGAAACACGCCAGCCAAGAGAGCAGAACCTCCTTCCGCCAATTCGTTCCGCTAGACTGCCTTCGCCAAAGCAATCAGTCAACCACGGCCAAGCACCGAACGGAAAGTTCCCGTCTTGTAACTTTCGCAACGATTGTCAGGGTTTGTAGGGCGCTGTAGTAGCTATAACAGTTTACAATCACGGCACGCGACAAGACGTGCCCTCCTCGGTACAACACTATACACACATCCTTTACAGTAGAGGTAGCTGAGAGATCGAAGCACGTGCCCCTAGTCACACTTGTCTCCGGAGGCTAACGTCAAACCGTCAATCAAACCCGCCAAAAAGTAACCAAAAAAACCTGTAACAGTCATCATCCTGTGTGCCTACAATTTTGAACCGACTCTTGGGAGAAAGTACCGCACGTGCACTTCCACAAAGAGGAGGCAAAGAAAGTGAAAGTATCTTTCCCACCGCCTCCCCGCTACATTACACACAACACGTACAAATATTGCTCATATTGGATCACGCCATCGCCCGGGTTTCCGAATCCCGGCAGCTACCGCCACACGCACCAAATCTGTGAGTTCTATGAACTTTTTAACCAACTTTTGCATGCGTCTGGAACAACACCGGAGGGGGTTTTGGGATGTTGAGAAGAATGAATCAAGCGATATTGCGACAAGACAAGTCGATTGAGAAAGCTCTCAAAACCGTTTCTTCTGTTTTCCCCCATTTGGGGCTGGCGGGTGTTCCCCGGTGAAGGATCTTTACATATTTATATAAGCCCACTACTGTGTGTCACTGATACATATCGATACATaatataggaaaaaaatgggaaCTAAGGGACATCAGGCAAACGGAAATTATGGACAGAGACAAACGTTATGTATTTATAGTaacgtatgttttttttatatagtcTTTCAAAGTTCTTCGCGATCGCTTTcaacatttaattaaattctaTTCTACCATTCATTCGTTGTTCAGTTAAAAACGTGCTGATTGCTATTACTAATGAAATTATTCCTTTATTTAACTCTGGTTCGGTTTAATTCACTATCGATTGCCCATAATGTCAACGGAACGTCCTGTGCACAAAAGAGCCTCTTGTAACTCAATTGAATGTTTGTACATGTAATAAGTAGTAAGAGCATTATATGAAACACTAAACAACAGCGAGATATGTGAAGCAGCAACACCGAGGACTGTATTGTCTGATAAGTAGTTTTACTAAATACTAAACAGTAATTTGATAAGTTGCAAAACCAGGACACGCTAGACAAGTTTAGGCAATTATAAACACGGATGAAAGTAAGTAACTGTGAAAGGACGACTAAATAGGAATTAGTAGTAGCGCTAGTAGTAGCAtttagcagtagcagcagggGCGTATGGAAGATTGGTTATGTTTCACTTGTTGCTTTATTTATGCCATtccaggtgtgtgtgtgtccaaaGATTAATAGGGCACAACAACCCAAGTTGGGACAAGCGGGCAAACTCTTCCACAAAGCTGGGGAAGTTCCTTAGATCGTGCGTGTATGATTGCGCATTACGGTAAGACATTGTAAGCAAAGCAGATTCTTGTGCTTAACTCCTTAAGACCATACCCTTCCCCAAAAAAACCAGAATAGAAACAGAAAACATGTCGCAGATGCTGTGCGTCTTGCGCTAGTATTTAGTGTGCAGCGTGTGCGAAAAAGGGTAGAAGAAGGTATCCCCTTCGCTGTACGTTGCTATATATACGATGCTCTAGACTATTGTTCGGGTGTATACTAATAGATATTGTGACACTATCATTAAATGTAGAGAAGCAAGTGTAGCGAGGAAATACATTTAGACCGGTTTGGAAGGGGAAGAAAACATGgtgaagagggggggggggggggataatGCACCAAACCAGACGCAACTGCAGTGCAATCAGTGGGCTGGACTTTCAGGCATAAGCTCTCCCTCACTTCTTCCCAATGCCgtttgtatatgtgtgtgtgtgtatgtgtgtggctgCAGTGTGTACTAAAAGTGGCATAAAAGAGTTATTTAACACGAACGAGTAAATAAATCGATGTTTTGTATGAAAAACTAATCCCCTCCGATCGATTCATTGTTTGCCACCAAAGTGAAAACTCCTCAAAAAGGCATCGGAAAATAGATCGAATTATTTTAAAGGGCAGAAGCGTTAAGCTAATAGTACCTGGTATTCGTTACACTGAAGACATCGGGGATTGAGAAAATCGGACTTGAATTGAAAAGATCATCCTTCTCGGATATGCAGCCGATAAACGATCATTAATACCCTCAACGAGCTTACGGCTCCCCCGTCCATGTGCAAAAAAAGGTATGTAAAACCCATGCGGTGAGGTATTCgatgttttttctgttttgttttttcaatcCTACTCACAGTAGGCGCTTCCATTTGCCATTGCTGTCGTGGCATTTCTGCGAAACACAACAATCTTAAAACCCACACCCGTTCCACCCCACTCCCTCAGCCAACAATCGAAGCAGACTAGAAAAGGGCAGGATAAAAAGAAAATCGTTCGACGTTACCGTTCAATGTTTTAAGAATTGCACGAGGGCCCTCCTTTGCCGCTACGAATCGGCTGGGCCGGGGTGGGCTTGGCAGCAATGGGAAGCGTGGCATCCCGTGAGGCATCCGcgtataaatatttatagaaCATTGGAAAGAAAACCGAAAATCGAGCCGATGGGCGAGAAGAAAACGTGGGAAAAGCTCAACCTTCCTCCATCTCGCGTTCCCCATCTTTGGGTTGGGAGGACGAGAACAGACGAAAAACCCCAtcggagaagaaaaaaaggtgagtAGCATATGAGCTTGTGgggttaacaaaaaaaaacggatctATTCCTCCTTCCCTTCCTACCTATGGGCCTGTGCAAAGgtttcttgttgtttatttgaagAATGTGCCGAACACGAAAACGACAGCGGGATGAGGTGTCCCGGGTTCACGTTTCGATGGATGTTGGGCATGGGCGGATCGCCTCGCTAACGTGAGATATCTTCTagtgttttcctttcttttccaccATTGCCACCGAACGCGGTGTTTATTCAAAAGGGTGCCCTTTTTCCCGAGGATTGTCTTTGTTAGTTTTTCGTGTGGTTGGTTCACCTTTTGCCACATTGTGAAGCGAGTTAACGTTTCAATACCGTATTTGGGAGCGGCGATGATTCGGCCGTATTGAATTGTTATGTATGGTATCGACAACAGGGTTAGCCGTTTCGTTAACATCAAGTAGAGCGCCTGTAAATGCGCTTTTAATTTATGTCGCTTTTTCTGCAAATTGTTTAAACATGTTTGGTGTTGCCCAGAAGGACTGCTTAATGTTCCCTTAAGAAGGAATAGAAATTGCTTCTGCAACATTGTTGCGTGAATTGTAGCAAATCCGATTGCCGACCGATTTAATCAATGGTTCAAATTCGAATAAAATGACCTTTCCCCTACCGATAGGGCTTTTTGCCCTTGTTTGCTCCAAACCGGTAACTGATATTTAATGTAATCCCTTTGAGCAATAGAGAATCGATTTCCACTCCGCCTATCATCGTTATCATTGCCTCCTGGTCGGTCTGGTCGCTTACCCTTCTCAGTTGTGTCCGATGACCCGTGTGCTCGAGTGGTGGTGTTCATTGGATTGAAAGAATTTTGTGATTTGTTTGATACACTTTTTAAGAGAATGTtaccaataaaaaataaaattgtgtCTAAGTGCTATTTAAATCCTGATTTAGCTCAGTGTATGCGAAGGCTGTCCGCAGGGGAATCGATAATCCCGCCTATCTCTAAGGACTACAGATTAAAAGGTTATCGTAAGTTAATACCATCGGTTCAAACTTACCCTCCAGACGTGAATGCAACACAACTCCCATTTCGTCTCAGCTACTACGGACAAGTTCATTACGTGTATTCAGTTCCAAAACTTTTTGCATATAAATATAAAGCTCACAAGGTGTGCGGTTTCCACCCTCCCCTCCACCGTTCTTCAGTATCCTTCATCGGAGCAGGTTATGTTGTGGTCCGGGTACTTGGTCAGCAGTAGCATGCGCGTTTCGATGTGGTCCGCCTTGCCGTACCCCTGCGAGTACCCGTACACTTTGATCTGCTTCAGGTCGGACCGGTTCTCGATTCGCCCACCCCCAAGACACTCCGTCTCGAGCCCGAGTCCGAGCAGGGCCGAGCTGACCTCGTCGTAAATGTCCGAATGCCACTGGGCCCGGTTGAAGCCGCGCACGATCAGCTTGGACGGTGTGGTGCCGTCCGTCTGCTCCTGGCCGTACACTTTGATCAGCACGTACTTGAAAATGCCCTCGTCTATGTCCACGACCGGCACGGCATCCAGCTTGGCGTCGACCATTTTGGCGAATGTTCTGCTAACGACTGCAATCGGAACATGGGGAAAGTTAGGGCAAACGATCCTCCGGGGGATTCACGCACGGCTGCGAAGATATTTACCGTTTCCGGGAATAGTTTTCCGCAAAATATGTTTGGCACCAAGCCGGCAAATTGGGTTCATTCTTGGCGTCAACTGTCAATCTCGCCTGTCAGCGgaggggttttatttttcttctcacCCGGCGCAAGTGCCGCGCAGAAGCGTAGAAcgagtgaaaaaaaatcatcgaaTGAATTGGGGAAAATTCATACCATCACATTTTCTCTGCATAAAGCTACTAAAGCACGGGGAAAACCGTCTGAAAACTCGAATTGTATCAAGACGCATCCAACCCTAGGTGTATAAACACACAGTCAATTAGCTAAACGTCAAATGCGGCACATTGCGGAGCCGcgcaaaatgtaaacaatacgCA
This is a stretch of genomic DNA from Anopheles merus strain MAF chromosome 2R, AmerM5.1, whole genome shotgun sequence. It encodes these proteins:
- the LOC121588007 gene encoding sex-regulated protein janus-A-like; its protein translation is MNPICRLGAKHILRKTIPGNVVSRTFAKMVDAKLDAVPVVDIDEGIFKYVLIKVYGQEQTDGTTPSKLIVRGFNRAQWHSDIYDEVSSALLGLGLETECLGGGRIENRSDLKQIKVYGYSQGYGKADHIETRMLLLTKYPDHNITCSDEGY